In the Cydia fagiglandana chromosome 14, ilCydFagi1.1, whole genome shotgun sequence genome, one interval contains:
- the LOC134670993 gene encoding uncharacterized protein LOC134670993, protein MELQESDDKYVGSFTRGFIFELWLSFSGSDKDKRLQIMQHVIEIIPDAENVDTNNLDNIINKRSKRRRLAALADLDGSAVSDLTKASDNETKEINPDDVLSLLTGAKLTKHQYLLLPGSLKQEDSKMAKTRNNHSKEDEESSEKSPGSGETGTTSGTGATGTTSGTGATDTTSGTGTTSGTGTTSGTGTTSGTGTTSGTGTTSGTGATLGSAETLDTVASSGTGAIRKTRPRPENQPGPSNAVHPADTSGIKATPAASLANTIVERNPTQLMPPPRQPAKPARSHRSKASSKRLLAELEAKERLAELEVKRVQAEAKLARIRQERIELVSSREESEEEEEDLAPQRIADWFNRRPQQATEIEEAVHIEETQEPAARTTRRRARPDTYEDTRAMDVSSLTAALTEAIQASKSYKKYIPDLPTFSGLCTEWLQFKAAYNESAPSFSASENVARIRRSLKGVAAEAVSALLISQPHPEDVIRALERRYGRPDALLINELEKIKGLPRLTDNPRDLCIFASRIANTVTTIEILKKPQYLYNPELLRSIVDKLSPIIRNKWYDYAATREETPELKKVADFLNNEADKCTPYAPPENTTENKEVRSARKKPERTYAAAVETNKKPKEEKPACPLCEHATHQLPSCPQFMKIDTNERWEVAKKNNICYRCLVSKHRRFACRAKPCGQQGCPMRHHRLLHHEKSSPAAAAAAAAEPPPPHKPEEVVASAVNQIACATARTRRAYLKIVPVTLRGPRAEADTFALLDEGSTVTIIDSALADTLGLDGPTEPMWVQGVGGKEMEHNQSRRVEVYIRNKYGGQEQRISNAHTVGSLGFTTQSIGVSEIEGCTHLRGLKHKLTYRGATPQILIGQDNWELIVSREIRRGRRDQLVASRTLLGWVLHGCRTTRAEPIAYCCAHLTRAKSTEDIEETMKKYFALESLAIEPRRPSSDPEQQALRILEEKSRRLPDGRFETGLLWRNQEETIPNNRNDALKRLHTLERKLDRDANLKQQYNERVNNLLTSSYAERATTPPSGRTWYLPHFAVCNPEKPKIRLVHDAAATSHGRSLNDMLHTGPDFLQSLPGVIMKFRQHGIAVSADLKEMFMQIKIREEDRDALRFLWRGDRREGEPEEYRMTSVIFGASSSPCTALYIKNRNAREHATQYPEAARAIERNHYMDDYLQSFNTIEEARQVARDVDHVHKQAKFQLRGWATNEYEAIRDVVGSEEREGNTVPIGGSEIEKTLGLLWDTNEDSIRFRLNTRRAQPEVINDLRPPTKREALSIIMSIFDPLGLISPITTPAKRIMQDTWQHNTSWDEAIPEELRERWSEWLQQLRDLGTLKIPRCYDATPATVRDLHTFVDASEEAYAAAVYWRMTRADGSVKIALAAAKSRVTPRKPISIPRLELQAAVLGVRLARTVIEEHDFEIASKTYWSDSRTALAWIRAEPRTFKTFVAHRLAEIEDHTKKNEWRWIPTAHNVADDATRATPADFDTSHRWFVGPSFLYNEESTWPRENKVEVPVTGEEKETCAATAAVPLDKHAAIPKFERFSKWTRLLRATARVLQFIDLVRPRPCEPARPATQLVAAARRKRTRANESQDGAWNKRATHTRVPAKIAATSPPEEKKYLVLEAKYLSAAEKLLIRASQEDSYEKERGRIASGRAPDKDDRLAKLSVYMDEDNIIRLRGRIAAGDLQEETVRPIVLHGKHHYTKLYVSHVHEQLHHGGTEIVVNDLRQRVHIVKIRPTVKQVIAQCPRCRLRRAKPAAPSTGDLPAARLAHHVRPFTYTGLDYYGPQEVTVGRHREKRYVALFTCMTSRAVHLEMVVSLSTDSAINALRRFIARRGCPTELWSDNGTAFRGAHRELAEAMRDAAHARRINWRFLPPAAPFMAGVWERMVRTVKEAMKATLHEKYPSDETLQTLLAEAEATVNSRPLTYVAVNPEDPPALTPNMILLGPDCYSPAPGTFEESDTNARQHWKRAQQLADTFWQRWVREYAPLLQHRREPYDEGVAPAVGDVVIICDSNLPRNTWPRGIVTQTYPGKDGVVRVVDVSTSKGHVLRRPTKKIVVLPVGSRSDGGRNVHDARPSHQM, encoded by the exons ATGGAGCTTCAAGAATCAG atgATAAGTACGTGGGATCCTTTACAAGAGGCTTCATATTTGAACTCTGGCTATCTTTCAGTGGTTCGGACAAAGATAAACGTCTTCAAATTATGCAACATGTGATAGAAATTATACCAGATGCTGAAAACGTGGACACCAACAATTTGGATAACATCATAAA CAAGCGGTCAAAACGCAGAAGATTAGCAGCACTAGCTGATCTTGATGGATCAGCGGTCAGCGATTTAACGAAGGCATCAGACAACGAGACCAAAGAAATAAACCCTGACGACGTGCTTTCCCTTCTGACAGGCGCTAAGCTCACCAAGCATCAATATTTGTTACTGC CCGGATCTCTGAAGCAAGAAGACAGCAAGATGGCGAAAACAAGAAACAACCACAGCAAAGAAGATGAAGAATCGTCAGAAAAATCTCCGGGCTCCGGGGAAACAGGCACGACATCGGGCACCGGCGCTACAGGCACGACATCGGGCACCGGCGCCACCGACACTACGTCAGGCACCGGCACCACGTCGGGCACCGGCACCACGTCGGGCACCGGCACCACGTCGGGCACCGGCACCACGTCGGGCACCGGCACTACGTCGGGCACCGGCGCTACGTTGGGCTCAGCGGAGACGCTGGACACAGTTGCATCGTCGGGTACGGGCGCCATCAGGAAGACGCGTCCCAGACCAGAAAATCAACCCGGGCCGAGCAACGCCGTCCACCCCGCCGACACGTCGGGCATCAAAGCAACGCCTGCGGCCAGCCTAGCCAACACGATCGTCGAACGCAACCCCACCCAATTGATGCCACCACCGAGACAACCAGCGAAGCCCGCTCGGTCACACCGATCTAAGGCCTCCAGCAAGAGACTCCTCGCGGAGTTGGAGGCCAAGGAGAGGTTGGCCGAGCTAGAGGTGAAGCGTGTACAAGCAGAAGCCAAACTAGCAAGAATACGTCAAGAAAGAATAGAACTGGTGTCATCAAGagaggagtctgaagaagaggAAGAGGACCTCGCGCCGCAGCGCATCGCCGACTGGTTCAATCGCCGACCACAACAAGCGACAGAGATAGAAGAGGCCGTCCATATAGAAGAAACGCAAGAGCCCGCCGCGCGCACTACTAGACGACGCGCGCGGCCGGATACATACGAAGACACTCGTGCGATGGACGTGTCGTCGCTAACCGCCGCCCTCACAGAAGCCATTCAAGCCAGCAAGTCCTACAAGAAGTACATACCCGACTTGCCGACCTTTAGTGGCCTGTGCACCGAGTGGCTACAATTTAAGGCCGCGTACAACGAGTCCGCGCCCAGTTTCTCTGCAAGTGAAAACGTCGCCCGTATAAGAAGAAGTCTGAAAGGTGTCGCCGCGGAGGCCGTCAGCGCCCTCCTAATCAGCCAGCCACATCCCGAGGACGTCATCCGAGCACTAGAAAGAAGATACGGAAGACCAGACGCTCTACTCATCAACGAACTGGAGAAGATTAAGGGACTGCCGCGCCTCACCGACAACCCGCGCGATCTGTGCATATTCGCCAGCCGGATCGCGAACACTGTGACGACTATCGAAATATTGAAGAAACCGCAGTACCTCTACAACCCGGAGCTACTGCGGTCGATAGTCGACAAATTATCGCCGATAATTCGCAACAAATGGTACGACTACGCAGCTACGAGAGAAGAGACGCCCGAGCTCAAGAAAGTTGCCGACTTTTTGAACAATGAAGCCGACAAGTGCACACCTTACGCTCCGCCTGAGAATACGACGGAAAATAAAGAAGTAAGAAGCGCAAGAAAGAAGCCCGAGCGAACGTACGCCGCCGCGGTCGAGACGAATAAGAAGCCAAAAGAAGAGAAGCCAGCGTGCCCGCTATGTGAACACGCTACGCATCAACTGCCGTCGTGCCCGCAATTTATGAAGATCGACACGAACGAGCGCTGGGAGGTGGCCAAGAAAAACAATATCTGCTACCGGTGCCTCGTCAGCAAACATCGACGCTTCGCCTGCCGAGCGAAGCCTTGCGGCCAGCAAGGCTGCCCCATGAGACATCATCGCCTACTACACCACGAGAAGTCGTCACCCGCGGCCGCCGCTGCAGCCGCTGCCGAGCCACCCCCACCACACAAACCTGAAGAAGTCGTGGCCTCGGCAGTGAACCAGATCGCCTGCGCGACAGCACGTACAAGACGCGCCTACCTGAAGATAGTACCAGTCACACTACGCGGCCCGCGGGCGGAAGCAGACACATTCGCTCTACTCGACGAAGGCAGCACCGTGACAATTATCGACTCAGCGCTGGCGGACACACTCGGGCTCGACGGCCCCACCGAACCAATGTGGGTGCAGGGAGTAGGAGGAAAAGAGATGGAACACAATCAGAGCAGGAGGGTCGAGGTTTACATACGCAACAAGTACGGCGGGCAGGAGCAGCGCATATCAAACGCGCATACCGTCGGCAGTCTGGGCTTCACCACACAATCCATAGGTGTGAGCGAGATAGAAGGCTGCACACATCTCAGAGGACTCAAGCACAAGTTAACTTACCGCGGCGCAACCCCACAAATACTCATCGGTCAAGACAACTGGGAGCTAATCGTGTCGCGAGAAATAAGAAGAGGACGGCGCGATCAACTCGTCGCTTCAAGAACCCTACTAGGATGGGTACTCCACGGCTGTCGCACCACTAGAGCGGAGCCGATCGCGTACTGCTGTGCGCACCTCACGCGGGCCAAGTCAACTGAAGACATAGAAGAAACAATGAAGAAATATTTCGCCCTCGAGTCCCTGGCGATCGAGCCGAGGCGACCGAGCAGCGATCCCGAGCAACAAGCGCTTCGCATACTAGAGGAGAAGAGCCGCCGCTTACCCGACGGCAGGTTCGAAACGGGGCTACTGTGGCGCAATCAAGAAGAAACAATACCTAACAATCGCAACGACGCACTGAAGCGGCTACACACGCTCGAGAGGAAGCTGGATCGAGACGCCAACCTGAAACAACAATACAACGAGCGCGTCAACAACCTACTTACCTCAAGCTACGCCGAGCGCGCGACCACGCCACCTAGCGGAAGGACGTGGTACCTACCTCACTTCGCCGTCTGCAACCCAGAGAAGCCGAAGATAAGACTGGTCCATGATGCTGCGGCCACCTCACACGGCCGCAGCCTCAACGACATGCTACATACGGGCCCAGACTTTCTGCAATCGCTGCCCGGCGTCATTATGAAGTTTCGTCAACACGGCATCGCAGTCTCAGCTGATCTGAAAGAGATGTTTATGCAGATCAAAATACGCGAAGAGGACCGGGACGCGCTCCGCTTCCTGTGGAGGGGCGACCGCCGCGAGGGGGAGCCAGAAGAATACCGCATGACTTCAGTTATATTCGGCGCGTCGTCATCGCCGTGCACCGCTCTATACATCAAAAATAGAAACGCACGAGAACACGCAACACAGTATCCGGAGGCTGCGCGAGCGATAGAGCGCAACCACTACATGGACGACTATCTCCAGAGCTTCAACACAATAGAAGAGGCGAGACAAGTAGCAAGAGACGTCGATCATGTGCACAAACAAGCCAAGTTTCAACTGCGTGGGTGGGCCACAAACGAATATGAAGCAATAAGAGACGTCGTCGGCAGCGAAGAGCGAGAGGGAAACACAGTCCCTATCGGCGGGAGCGAGATAGAAAAAACACTCGGCCTGCTGTGGGACACGAACGAAGATAGCATCCGGTTTCGCCTCAACACAAGAAGAGCTCAGCCCGAAGTGATCAATGATCTCCGGCCGCCGACGAAGAGAGAAGCCCTAAGCATCATCATGTCAATATTCGACCCGCTCGGCCTAATTTCACCTATCACGACGCCGGCCAAACGAATAATGCAAGACACGTGGCAACACAACACAAGCTGGGACGAAGCTATACCAGAAGAGCTGCGCGAGCGCTGGAGCGAGTGGCTACAACAACTGCGAGATCTAGGTACCCTAAAAATACCTAGATGCTACGACGCGACGCCTGCCACCGTACGCGACCTGCACACCTTCGTCGACGCTAGTGAAGAAGCATATGCGGCCGCCGTATACTGGAGGATGACGAGGGCCGACGGGTCAGTGAAAATAGCCCTAGCCGCCGCCAAGAGCCGCGTCACACCGAGGAAGCCTATCTCCATACCTAGACTGGAGCTACAAGCGGCCGTCCTAGGCGTACGGCTAGCAAGAACAGTGATAGAAGAGCACGACTTCGAGATCGCTTCAAAAACATACTGGAGCGACTCTCGCACGGCGCTAGCATGGATACGCGCCGAGCCTCGCACATTCAAGACGTTCGTGGCCCACAGACTCGCCGAGATAGAAGATCACACTAAGAAAAACGAGTGGAGATGGATACCGACAGCACATAACGTAGCCGACGACGCGACCCGCGCCACCCCAGCTGACTTCGATACGAGCCACAGATGGTTCGTAGGCCCGTCGTTCCTGTACAATGAAGAATCGACTTGGCCCCGTGAGAATAAAGTCGAAGTTCCCGTGACCGGTGAAGAAAAGGAGACGTGCGCCGCGACAGCTGCCGTGCCCCTAGATAAGCACGCAGCTATACCTAAGTTCGAGCGCTTCTCCAAGTGGACGCGACTACTACGAGCGACCGCGCGCGTGCTACAGTTCATCGACCTCGTGCGCCCTCGACCCTGTGAACCCGCCCGGCCCGCGACACAACTTGTCGCGGCGGCCAGGCGCAAACGAACGCGCGCAAACGAGTCACAAGACGGAGCCTGGAATAAGCGCGCCACTCACACACGCGTGCCAGCCAAGATCGCCGCCACATCGCCGCCAGAGGAAAAAAAGTACTTAGTGTTGGAAGCCAAATACCTAAGTGCCGCCGAGAAGCTGTTAATACGCGCCTCACAAGAAGATAGCTACGAGAAAGAGAGAGGGCGCATAGCGAGCGGCCGCGCGCCAGACAAGGACGACCGACTAGCCAAGCTGAGCGTATATATGGACGAAGACAACATTATACGTCTACGGGGCAGAATAGCGGCCGGCGACTTACAAGAAGAGACAGTGCGACCTATAGTGCTACACGGGAAACATCACTATACAAAGTTATATGTTTCACACGTCCACGAACAGTTACATCACGGCGGCACCGAAATAGTGGTCAACGATCTACGACAGCGCGTGCACATAGTGAAGATAAGGCCGACAGTGAAACAAGTGATCGCCCAGTGCCCACGGTGTCGACTGCGTCGTGCGAAGCCCGCGGCGCCATCTACGGGTGACCTGCCAGCGGCGCGCCTAGCACACCACGTTAGGCCCTTCACCTACACAGGCCTAGACTACTACGGGCCGCAAGAAGTCACAGTGGGCCGCCATAGAGAGAAGAGGTACGTCGCGCTGTTCACCTGTATGACGTCGAGGGCCGTACACCTGGAGATGGTCGTCTCGCTTAGCACTGACTCCGCCATCAACGCACTGCGCCGCTTTATTGCTCGGCGCGGGTGCCCTACAGAGCTGTGGAGCGACAACGGCACCGCCTTCAGAGGTGCCCACCGAGAGCTGGCGGAAGCGATGAGAGACGCCGCCCACGCACGCCGCATCAACTGGCGCTTTCTCCCCCCCGCCGCCCCATTCATGGCGGGCGTGTGGGAACGTATGGTGCGCACCGTCAAGGAAGCAATGAAGGCTACGCTGCACGAGAAGTACCCGAGCGACGAGACCCTACAGACCCTACTGGCGGAGGCGGAAGCGACCGTCAACTCAAGACCGCTGACCTACGTGGCCGTGAACCCGGAGGACCCGCCGGCCCTGACCCCGAACATGATCCTGTTAGGGCCGGACTGCTACTCACCTGCACCCGGCACCTTCGAGGAGAGCGACACCAACGCGCGACAACACTGGAAGCGCGCCCAGCAGCTCGCCGACACCTTCTGGCAGCGCTGGGTCCGCGAGTACGCGCCGCTACTCCAACACCGGCGGGAGCCCTACGACGAGGGAGTCGCCCCGGCCGTCGGAGACGTCGTGATCATCTGCGACTCCAACCTCCCCCGCAACACATGGCCGCGTGGGATAGTGACGCAGACGTACCCAGGCAAGGATGGCGTGGTTCGAGTCGTGGACGTCTCTACGAGCAAGGGACACGTGCTGAGGAGGCCGACCAAGAAGATCGTCGTGCTACCAGTAGGTTCGCGAAGCGACGGCGGGAGAAATGTACACGACGCGCGTCCCAGTCATCAAATGTAA
- the LOC134670994 gene encoding uncharacterized protein LOC134670994 produces MQKEKLIEEVRKYPLLYDLSDSKYSDVHKKEKAWNEIAIVLSQPVTSVDNTDDGDDENSLSAAEILANVTNNEESQDSSITSERPESSVSMYESSRSVFPDIPKTTKRKKLQETSASAVLVEYLLKNKNDEDGKQKDEMDFFFLSISSTVKKLSTYNQALLKSRIFNLVSEAEIQELQNNRNCYCEDFFAPGTSGYTTQNLNAGTTGSSTASTQQQNTTPMEESRVDGLTQLK; encoded by the exons ATGCAGAAAGAAAAGTTGATAGAAGAAGTGCGAAAATATCCGCTACTATACGACCTTAGTGATTCGAAATATAGTGACGTACATAAGAAGGAAAAGGCATGGAATGAAATCGCTATTGTATTGTCGCAACCAG TGACGTCAGTGGACAACAcagatgatggtgatgatgaaaATAGCTTATCTGCTGCGGAAATTCTTGCCAATGTGACTAATAATGAAGAATCTCAAGACTCGTCAATTACCTCGGAGCGTCCTGAATCTTCGGTGTCTATGTACGAATCATCTAGATCAGTGTTTCCTGACATTCCAAAAACGACAAAACGAAAGAAATTGCAAGAAACAAGTGCATCGGCGGTCTTAGtggaatatttattaaaaaacaaaaacgatGAAGATGGAAAGCAGAAAGACgaaatggattttttttttttaagtatttctaGCACAGTAAAAAAATTATCTACCTATAATCAAGCACTTTTAAAGTCAagaatttttaatttagtttcgGAAGCTGAAATACAAGAACTGCAAAATAATCGAAACTGTTACTGTGAAGATTTTTTTGCACCAGGAACTTCTGGCTACACAACTCAAAACCTAAATGCAGGTACTACCGGTAGTAGCACCGCTAGCACCCAACAGCAAAATACAACGCCTATGGAAGAATCGAGGGTTGATGGTTTAACACAACTAAAGTAA
- the LOC134670995 gene encoding uncharacterized protein LOC134670995, producing MATAKAQDDGGKEKHTIPLYYGHESDSSNESSSGDEFATAPDTSESSDECGPPPPPPRPPARRGRPPLPARLGPAGHLAPPTAPAAGGVVRRMRWSQTMNENVMRAYYGATEGGTDLCAYRVRMLPLFQALEPTIDVTAQRLSDQVRVIQRLKRLDDSTLDRLRLEALSARAASTSVRDPPATSPDLVPAPDQAPGAPRVDLCADEEEFAQSVSSTANEQLRRTLDEAITQYRSTPNTRPRLPRLPMNRHNLALMGALNALLEPYLRTSKDLDDTHAIMYCGAIAACRVARVKFPDSERAPRTAGGAPAWQIRIERRISSFRTLIAKLICFRGGNNRPRVMRFVNQAFAGTDIRSRDYMANVTERIDFLKQKVYAWANRIRRYRERVDRFQQNRLFQSDQRKMYRKWEETNLRASDSQPPDATVMNDFWRSIWSVPVGHTEGSWMSVVERECESIEPMGAVTISPDDVSCAIRTAQNWKSPGPDGLHNFWLKWFRCSHSCLAAQFQRALEHGSLPPSLTTGVTFLLYKSGSTTEAKNYRPITCLPTLYKLLTSILRAKINAHIVANNILASA from the exons ATGGCAACAGCGAAAGCACAAGACGACGGGGGCAAGGAAAAACACACCATTCCCTTGTACTACGGCCACGAGAGCGATTCCAGCAACGAA TCCTCGTCGGGCGATGAGTTCGCCACCGCGCCCGACACCAGCGAGTCGAGCGACGAATgcgggccgccgccgccgccgccacgaCCGCCAGCGCGACGAGGGCGGCCACCGCTGCCGGCACGCTTGGGGCCTGCGGGACATCTTGCTCCGCCCACGGCTCCCGCTGCCGGTGGTGTAGTGCGTCGCATGCGATGGTCTCAAACCATGAATGAGAACGTCATGCGCGCCTACTATGGGGCTACAGAGGGGGGAACCGACTTATGCGCGTACCGTGTCCGAATGCTTCCACTGTTTCAGGCCCTCGAACCAACCATCGACGTGACTGCGCAACGGCTATCGGATCAGGTGCGTGTCATCCAGCGGCTAAAGCGGTTGGATGACTCGACACTTGATCGGCTTCGCCTGGAGGCTCTCTCTGCTCGCGCAGCCTCCACCTCGGTGCGAGACCCGCCCGCCACATCGCCGGATCTGGTGCCGGCACCCGACCAGGCCCCGGGGGCGCCGCGGGTAGATCTCTGTGCCGACGAGGAGGAGTTCGCGCAGAGTGTGAGTAGTACAGCCAATGAGCAACTGAGGAGGACTTTGGATGAGGCGATTACGCAGTATCGCTCCACACCTAATACTAGACCACGATTACCACGTTTGCCTATGAATAGACACAATCTAGCGCTAATGGGAGCCCTAAACGCTTTACTAGAGCCATATTTGCGGACTAGTAAAGATTTAGATGATACGCACGCGATCATGTATTGCGGAGCCATCGCGGCGTGCCGTGTTGCACGAGTCAAGTTTCCGGACTCTGAACGTGCACCTAGGACCGCCGGAGGTGCCCCCGCATGGCAAATACGGATCGAGCGACGTATCAGCTCTTTTAGGACTCTTATCGCGAAGCTGATCTGCTTCAGGGGGGGCAACAATCGCCCCCGAGTAATGCGCTTTGTAAACCAGGCATTCGCGGGGACGGATATCAGGTCCCGCGACTACATGGCCAATGTTACGGAACGCATCGACTTTCTAAAGCAGAAAGTCTATGCATGGGCAAACCGTATTCGCCGCTACAGAGAGCGTGTGGACCGATTCCAGCAGAACCGTCTTTTCCAGAGTGACCAAAGGAAGATGTACCGAAAGTGGGAGGAAACCAACCTTCGTGCGTCCGACTCGCAGCCACCGGATGCTACTGTCATGAATGACTTCTGGCGTAGCATTTGGTCAGTGCCTGTCGGACACACCGAGGGGAGTTGGATGAGTGTTGTTGAGCGTGAGTGCGAGTCCATCGAACCTATGGGGGCAGTCACCATCAGCCCCGATGACGTAAGTTGTGCCATCCGCACGGCCCAGAACTGGAAAAGTCCTGGGCCGGATGGATTGCACAACTTCTGGCTAAAATGGTTCCGATGCTCACATTCCTGCTTGGCAGCACAATTTCAACGAGCCCTCGAGCATGGTTCTCTCCCACCTTCCTTAACAACTGGTGTCACCTTCCTGCTCTATAAGTCCGGTAGTACCACGGAAGctaagaactacagacccatcacatgCTTGCCTACACTTTACAAGCTCCTTACATCCATTTTGAGAGCAAAAATCAACGCGCACATTGTCGCAAACAATATTTTGGCCTCTGCTTAA